Sequence from the Clostridium butyricum genome:
TTCGTGACCTAAAATACTTTGAAGACTTCTTATATCAACATTTCCGTATTTATACATCAATGTTGCAGCAGTATGTCTTAATTTGTGAGGAGTATATTTTTCGCCTGTAAACCCAGCGTTGGTAATATGTTTTTTTATCATTATTTCAACTGTTCTTTTATTTATGGGTGCATTTCTAGCAGATAAGAACAAATATTTCTTACTTTCATAAGAAGCTTTTGAATCATCTCTTACACTCAAGTAATTGTTAAGTGCTCTCAAACAGGCTTCATTTAAATACACAGTACGTTCCTTGTCGCCTTTACCAACAATAGATAATATATCACCACGTATTTTTTCTATCTGAATACCACAAAGTTCTGAAAGACGCATTCCGCAGTTCAAAAAGAAGGTTAGTATGCAATAATCACGTGCGTAATTCTTATCATCTTTATCCAATGATTCTAACAAAGCAATACTTTGATTTAGTGTAAGATAAACAGGATGACGTTTGTTTATTTTAGGAGATTCTAATTCCATAGCAGGGTTATCCGATATTATTTTTGCTTTTCCAAATAAGTATTTAAAAAATGATTTCAAAGTTGCTACCTTACGAGCTCTAGCATAAGAGCTATTATTTCTGTATTTTTCCACAAATGATAAAAAAGCATATAACTCCCTTAATTTAATAGATTTAAGAAATTCATTATCGATATTGCTTATATTTATATCTTCAAATTCAATATCATTTTTAACCAATCCACGATAAACACATAAAAATCTAAAAAATAAAGTAAGATCTATCTTATAAGCATCAATCGTGTTTGGAGATTTACTTCGTATTGTTTCTAGGTAATTTAAAAAATCAGAAACACTTTCTGGAAGATCATCATTTTTAAGTACTTGAATGTCATATTTCATAATAATCACCTTAATCATTTCTTTATATTTTTACTAAATGTACAAAATCTCGTTTATAATAAGATAAAAATAAGGAAAACGGCTTGTACACTAAGTTTAAGTATATTATATCAAAATTACGATTTTTCTTCAATAATTTCGCTAAATGTATATTTAGCGAAATTATTAATGTATAAATAAATTTAATTATTATATCAATAATTTGTTTTTTATCTTCAAGCTACCTTTGTATTTAAAAAATATAAACTCACTATTCTGAATTTATCGCTACTTATTAAGATTAATCAAAAATAAAATTCTAGAAATATCATTATTTTAATATATTTAAACCGGTGATAAATTAACTTTGAATCAGGTTGGTTTATTAAATGTTGTTGCATATATAATTGAATTTTACTAAAATCTAGTTTTTACATGTTGATTTTAAGCGAAATAAAAATTTAAAAATATGTTCAAACAAAAATAACTACAAGTTGTTATTTTTTAAATTTAATTTTATAATCTTTAAAATAACTATATTTACTAGTTTTATATACTATATTTAAAAAAATAATATTATACAAATAATTATTTATTTATATAATTATAATATTAACATTATAATTATAAATATTAACTTAATATATTATAGTTTTAATTACTAGTATTCATATTTTTAAATACCATTTAATTTGAAGCTTTGTGCAAAAACTGTTTTTTAAAAAAATAGCACTACCCTTTCAAATTCTCAAGAAAAAACAGAGGGAGAGAAAAAGAGAAGCACAAAACACACTATTAAAGCTTTTTATTTTTAACCCAAAAATGAATATGATATAATAACTATAGATAGAGAAAAAAAGTGATAATAATAATCACTTGATTGGAGGAAAAAGATAATGGCAAAAGCAAAAGAAAATAAAACTAATGCAATGAGATTATTAGATAGAAATAAGGTTGAATACACTACTCATTCTTATGAAAACGAAGATGGAAAAATAGATGGTATTGCTGTTGCACACAAAATAGGAAAAGATGAAGATTGTGTTTTTAAGACTCTTGTTACAGTTGGACATTCAAAAGATAATTTCGTTTTTGTTATTCCAGTTGCACAGGAACTTGATATGAAAAAAGCTGCTAAAGCTGCTGGAGAAAAGAATATAGAAATGATACACGTAAAGGACATTAATAAGATAACCGGATACATTCGTGGAGGATGCTCTCCCCTTGGCATGAAAAAGGTATTCAAAACATTCATACATAATACTGCTTTAGATTGTGAAACTATAGTTTTTAGCGGTGGTAAAATAGGATCTCAAATAGAAATGAATCCTAATGATGTGCCTCTTGTTATCGAATGCGAATTTGCTGACTTAATAAAAAATAATGATATTGTTTGATAATAGCAGATAAAAAAGAGAATTCATAAATTTGAATTCTCTTTTTTGTTCATAATATTAATATGACCTATTTATTAGTTGAAATGCTTGCTGATGGATATAATGTAGTTCCACCTATCTCTACTTTTATATCATCAGTTAGTGGCACGTTATATTCATCTAAAATATTTCTCCACCATTCCCAAGAAAGTCCTGTACATTCTCTTGCAAAAATTCTAATATTTTTTGCATTTGCAGGCAATGGAATGACTGTGTTAAAATGAGCCGTTTTATCCTCCCAATTCCCATCCCATGTTTTATGATTTAATAGTTCATTACCATTATCATCATACGATGCTTCATCCCAGCAAACGTTAAACTGAGCAACATATGCACCATAATGATCTAATGTTATTTTACCTTTAGTGTATTCAGTTGAGGTTGTTTCTACATATTCTGTATTATTATGAATAGCCGCAACAGAATTATCTTTTAAAAACACACTTGTATACGAAATAGGATATGCAGGGTTCTTTGCATTGAATTGTGAATTTTCTTTTATAACATTTCTTATTTCGTCAAAGTCTTTTGTTATTATCTTATTGTGTTCATATGCATCTCCGCCTAATACAACAGCTGTAAAGGAACTTTGATCTAATATATCTTTATATTTAGCTTTTTCATTTATATCGATACCTTTTACTAGTGCATTAAATGCAGATTCTACATCATTACTACTTGAGGTAGTTTCAAGTTTGACATATATAGTTCTACCATAAGCTACATTAGAAACCATAAGAGGTGGAGTTTTAGAAGTTACACCTTTTCTTTTTAATTCACTAACAGTTACACTATCATCAAATAAATCAGAAGGATTATTTGGTAATTCAGCACTTACTGTATAGAAAATTTGTTTGTAAGCAACTATCATAGCTTTTTTTTCATTTTTTGATATAGCATTAAAATCTAAACCTAAATTTAACGCTTTAGCATTAATATTTAGTTCAGCATTTATTTGAGATTGGCTGTGTACCATTGCTTCTGTATATTGTGTTCTTGCTGGCAACGTATGAGTGTCTGAATTTTCATCAACCCATTTTGATACTAAATTATCTATAGAACCTGATATATTTCCATATGTAGGATTGTCCACTAATAAAGAATTATTTTTACCCATTCCTGGTAAGTCTATACTTATATTAATAGGCTTTCTTTTAGCTGTTAATAATGTTGGTTTATTTTCCATAAATGAACGATCAGCTATCTGCAATGCACCAGGATAAGTTTTATCAGTCATTGAATCGATAATTGAAATATCAACAGGAGTTGTATTTATAGATTTTTTTGTACGTTCTACAACAATGAATTTATCCTCAACATTTTTAGAAGATTTTGGTATAAAGCTCTCTACTGTATCACCTTGATTCGCTAAAACTTCCATCTTATCATATTTTAAGTCTCCTACAAAATCATCAATTGCTTTATTATTATACCCTTCATTCACCTCGCTTTGTATGTCTTGTGTTTGAGTAGATGCATCTTTTGCATAAGTTGTTATTACATTGGTTAGGTTTAAAGTTAGAATAACAGATATGCATATTAACCCTTTTAGTTTTTTAGATTTTAACATAAAAATCCCCCCTTTTGAGCAAATGTTTATATTTCCTTTGCATACTTAGACTAACATAAATGTATTAATAAAACAACAATAATGCCAAATAAAGACAGTTTTTAATGAAAACTGTCTTTATTCATTAAGTAAGTTATTTTACAATTTCACCCACTAAGGAGAACGAATTAGCTTTTACAATTTTTACATTAACTAATTTTCCAATTAATTCTTTGCATCCAGGGAAGTTTACAAGTTTTGCATTTCTAGTTCTTCCAGTTAATCTAGATTCATCATTTTTACTTGTTCCTTCTACTAATACCTCAACAACCTTACCTTCCATAGCTTTGTTACCCACAACTATTCCTTCATTAACAGCCTCTACTAATCTGTTAAATCTTTCGTGTTTAACATCATCAGGAATTTGATTTTCCATCTTATCTGCTGGTGTGTGGTTTCTTCTAGAATATATAAAAGTAAATGCAGCATCATACTTTACTTCACGTACTAAATCTAATGTAGCCTGAAAATCTTCTTCAGTTTCACCAGGGAATCCTACTATTAAATCTGTTGAAAAAGTTACATCTGGAATTTCTTTTCTTATTGCTTTTGCTAAGTTTAAGTAATAATCTCTTGTATAATGTCTATTCATTACTTTAAGTATTTGATCACTTCCACTTTGTACTGGTAGATGTATTTGTTCACATAATTTATCACAATCTCTTATAGCTTCTATAACATCCATATTTAGATCTTTAGGGTGAGATGTCATAAATCTTACTCTTTCTAATCCTTCGATTTCATTAATTCTTCTTAATAACTGAGCAAATGTTATTTCCTCTTCTAATCCTTTACCATAGGAATTAACATTTTGACCAAGTAAAGTTATTTCTTTATACCCTTCTGCTACTAATCCCTTAATTTCATTTTCTATGTCTTGTGGCTTTCTGCTTCTTTCTCGTCCTCTTACATAAGGAACTACGCAGTATGTACAGAAATTGTTGCATCCATACATTACTGTAACAAATGCTTTTACACTACTCTTTCTGTCTATTGGAACTCCTTCTACAATTTCAGCTTCTTTATCAAATATTTCTTTTATCTGTACTCCTTCAGTTTTAACTCTGTTTAAGTACTCTGGGAATTTATATGAATTGTGAGTTCCAAAAATTATATCTACATATGGATATTCATTTAAAATTTTATCAGCCATTCCCTTTTGTTGCATCATACATCCGCAGATAGCTATTATTAAATCTGGATTATTTTCTTTTCTCTTTTTTAATCTTCCTAGATTACCAAACACTTTGTTTTCTGCATTTTCTCTTACACAACATGTATTAAATATAATAATAGAAGCTTCTTCTTTATCTTCTGTAGGGGTATATCCCTGTCTCTTAAGCATACCAGATAATTTTTCTGAATCTTCTTCATTCATCTGACATCCGAATGTAGAAATAAAGAAGAATTGTTCTTTCTTATCTTTTATTTTTAGATTATCTAATTTTTCTATATTAAAGTTCATGTCTTTCCTCCATTTTTACTTATTTGCTTTACGGTTGTATTATAGCAAATATTCTCTTCAAATAAAAGATGCTTAATTATTTCATTCTATTAATTATATCTTTTATATATAAATCTAAATTTTCAGATTTACTACGTTTAATTATATTCTCTAACATCCATTTTTCTTCTTTGCTTAAATTTACAATTATATTTTCAACTGGAAGATCTGCTGTATCCTTTTCCGCTTTCTTTTGCTTCTTATAAGTATAAACTTCTAAGTATATCATCGCTATTGTTAATGGTAACCCAATTAACCAGAACCCACCTTTTAAACCTAAGAACGTACCCTCAAAAATCCATATAGGCATTACTACACTTCCTCTATAAAATCATTAGCTAGTTCTATAAACTTTTTATAAATACAGATTGTCCTTATAAAAGTAGAAGTATCCATACCATATTTTTTCGCTTCTTGGATAATTTTTATTTTTTCTGCCTCTGTAACATGTGCAACAACACGCTCCGTTCTCAATTCTTCTTCATTTTTTCGACCCTTAAATTCTCTCATAATTCCCCTCCCCTACTCTATCGAGTTATCTCAATACATTTAATTTATATATGATTTATATACAATAGTGCACTATTAGTACACTATTAGAAGTTAAGTATGTCGACTTCTTGATACTTATTATCTACATTTTTTTCTGTGAATTTAGTTTTTTATTATTGTTTGCTCTTTTCTTTTATCCATCTCTATTCTTAATACTGTTTTAATTTCTGTTGATCTATCCTCGATGTTAAACCAATAATTATATAATTCCATATCTCTACTAGTTGATTTAAAACTTATATCTATTCTTGCCATATATATTCACCTACCTTATCAAAATTTATTAACATTTTTGTACTAACATCTACTTCTAAAATCACAATATTTTACTTCCTTTCCACGTTGTTATGTTTAATTTATATGTACATTATTACGTAAAAATTACTAATTTAAATATAAATTTCTAATCTTAGGTTTAATTATTAATATTCGATATTGAAGTCAATAAAGAAAGCACCTAATCTTCTAGGTACCAAATATCTTCTACCTTACGATTAAGTGCTTTTGCTATAGTTAATATATTTTCTATATTTCCTTGAATTTTATTTGATTCAATTGCAGAATATGTACTTTGACTTATTTTAAGTATTTTGCAAAATTCTTTTTGATTAAGCATGTACTCCCGCATACGTATTTCTCTAAGTTTATTCTTAACTGGCATTTCTCCACCTCACATAAATAAAGACTAGAAAATAATTCTAGTCCTTAAATTTAATAGTGTAAACATCATATACTTAAAACAGATATATTACTCTTCTAAATTACTTATTGCATATTGTGCTTCATCTTCAGTAAATTTTTCACCGTATTCAGATATTAATTGATCATGAATTGCACTCTTTGACATAGACATTGATTTCTGATATGTTTTTGCCTTCTCTAATGCATTTTTATTCCAATCTGCTTTAACATTATCTATAGCATATTGAGCTGCCTCTGCTGGAAACTTTTCTCCATATTCAGATGTTAGCTGATCATATAGTCCAGCTTTAGACATATACATTCTATCTGAATAAGTTTGAGCTTTCTTTAATGCAGATTTATATTCAATTGGAACACTATCGGTCTTTGTATCAGAATCTGCACTATCTTTGTCAGTACTATCTTTGTCAGTACTATCTTTTGAATCATTTGACGCATCTACTGATGAAGAACTTTCATCTTTAGCTGTAGTCACTGGTGTACTTTCATTTGTCGAAGCCGTTGTTGATTCGTTACTACCTTTATTACCACCTAAAGCTCCTATTATTATAAATATAGCAATAAGTATGAACCACCATCTAGTATAAAAAGGTTTTTTATTCTTCGCTCCACATCCTGGACATGATTTTGCACTTTTAGCTATATCAACCCCACATGTCTTGCATTTTATCATTTTGCTCATTATTTTGTTACCCCCTAAATGTTAATATACATTAATTGTATATTATATATAAAAATTGTCAAGTTTTATGATATGTGTAATAAAAAAGGCAGCAGATCACTTAACTTATCTGCTGCCTTTTTGGTGTTAAAGCTATATTTGTGCAATCTAGCCTTACATATTATATCATATTAAATCTTAGTAGCAACTCCATCTGAATCAAACTTATAACCATACATTTCGCAGTCGTGAGCCATCTGACCTGTGCTGTATAAATAATAGTCTTTTCCATTGTCAACAATCCACCCTGTAGCCATTTCACCATTATTATCAAAGTAGAACCAGTCTCCATCTATCTTATGCCATCCAATAGCCATATCACAATTTGCTGGATCTAAATAATACCATACATCTTTTTTATCTTTGTAAGTTTGATAATAAACCCATCCAGTAATACACCAGCCATAACTATCAAATAAATACCATTTATTGTTGATTAATTTCCACTCAGACTTATAATAACTTTTGTTTGATACATCTGTACAATACCACCATCTGTTATCATTTGATTCATTCCAACCTAACTTTATAGGATCATCATCTGATAAATCTTTATTTACTAATGCTCCAGCTATAGCCTTAGCAATTACATAAGGATTATATTTTTCTGCATCTGGAGAATCAACAAAACAACATTCAACCAACATAGCTGGCATAGATGTTCTTTTAAGAACTATTAATGATTGTACTTTAACTCCTCTATTAGGTATGTTTAAAGCTAATGAAATATTCTCACATACCTTTTCTGCATAAGGTTTCATTCGACTATCCATAGAATTAAGTAAAACTTCAACTCCACTTGCACCAGCTCCACCAGCATTTATATGAATCTCTGTAAATGTATCTGCTCCTATTTCATTCGCTTGTGATGCCCTTACATAGCAATCCTCGTAATTATATGAATTTGATTTATCTATCCTTAACAATACCGATTCTTCTCCAGCGCTTTTAATATAATCTGCTACTGCTGGTCCTATTTCTCTTGTACAATTTGATTCATCCAATAACCCTACTGCTCCACATCCAATATTACCACTTGCAGTATGACCTACTGATATTATATGTTTCATTTTCCCATTCCCTCTTTCTATTTTTATATAAATAAGGTGTCCATGACGAACAGCTTTATCTAACTATTTTCATTTATATTTTTATCTAAATTATCTGTTAACATATCTCCATTATTTTCAACAACAACCTTAAAAGTTGATACAAATTTAACTAAGAATGATGGCATAGGAGTTCCGAGTCTAGTTAAGTTTTCTAAAATAGATATTATTTCATTGAATATAAGCCATATAGAAACAAGTAAACCAAAGAAAGTCCCCATATGTATGTCTATATTCAACTGTCCAGCAACATTTATAATAGTCCAATCTACCACCATTGCTATGGCAACCTCCACCCCATAGAGCAACTTCTTAACTATACCCCAC
This genomic interval carries:
- a CDS encoding phage holin family protein, which produces MEKTTYLKTLVASIGAFLSFKLGILLPVLGLLSLVMITDYVTGILDAKSRGEINSRTGMWGIVKKLLYGVEVAIAMVVDWTIINVAGQLNIDIHMGTFFGLLVSIWLIFNEIISILENLTRLGTPMPSFLVKFVSTFKVVVENNGDMLTDNLDKNINENS
- a CDS encoding thiol-activated cytolysin family protein; this encodes MLKSKKLKGLICISVILTLNLTNVITTYAKDASTQTQDIQSEVNEGYNNKAIDDFVGDLKYDKMEVLANQGDTVESFIPKSSKNVEDKFIVVERTKKSINTTPVDISIIDSMTDKTYPGALQIADRSFMENKPTLLTAKRKPINISIDLPGMGKNNSLLVDNPTYGNISGSIDNLVSKWVDENSDTHTLPARTQYTEAMVHSQSQINAELNINAKALNLGLDFNAISKNEKKAMIVAYKQIFYTVSAELPNNPSDLFDDSVTVSELKRKGVTSKTPPLMVSNVAYGRTIYVKLETTSSSNDVESAFNALVKGIDINEKAKYKDILDQSSFTAVVLGGDAYEHNKIITKDFDEIRNVIKENSQFNAKNPAYPISYTSVFLKDNSVAAIHNNTEYVETTSTEYTKGKITLDHYGAYVAQFNVCWDEASYDDNGNELLNHKTWDGNWEDKTAHFNTVIPLPANAKNIRIFARECTGLSWEWWRNILDEYNVPLTDDIKVEIGGTTLYPSASISTNK
- a CDS encoding Ltp family lipoprotein produces the protein MSKMIKCKTCGVDIAKSAKSCPGCGAKNKKPFYTRWWFILIAIFIIIGALGGNKGSNESTTASTNESTPVTTAKDESSSSVDASNDSKDSTDKDSTDKDSADSDTKTDSVPIEYKSALKKAQTYSDRMYMSKAGLYDQLTSEYGEKFPAEAAQYAIDNVKADWNKNALEKAKTYQKSMSMSKSAIHDQLISEYGEKFTEDEAQYAISNLEE
- the miaB gene encoding tRNA (N6-isopentenyl adenosine(37)-C2)-methylthiotransferase MiaB, with the translated sequence MNFNIEKLDNLKIKDKKEQFFFISTFGCQMNEEDSEKLSGMLKRQGYTPTEDKEEASIIIFNTCCVRENAENKVFGNLGRLKKRKENNPDLIIAICGCMMQQKGMADKILNEYPYVDIIFGTHNSYKFPEYLNRVKTEGVQIKEIFDKEAEIVEGVPIDRKSSVKAFVTVMYGCNNFCTYCVVPYVRGRERSRKPQDIENEIKGLVAEGYKEITLLGQNVNSYGKGLEEEITFAQLLRRINEIEGLERVRFMTSHPKDLNMDVIEAIRDCDKLCEQIHLPVQSGSDQILKVMNRHYTRDYYLNLAKAIRKEIPDVTFSTDLIVGFPGETEEDFQATLDLVREVKYDAAFTFIYSRRNHTPADKMENQIPDDVKHERFNRLVEAVNEGIVVGNKAMEGKVVEVLVEGTSKNDESRLTGRTRNAKLVNFPGCKELIGKLVNVKIVKANSFSLVGEIVK
- a CDS encoding plasmid mobilization protein: MREFKGRKNEEELRTERVVAHVTEAEKIKIIQEAKKYGMDTSTFIRTICIYKKFIELANDFIEEV
- a CDS encoding N-acetylmuramoyl-L-alanine amidase codes for the protein MKHIISVGHTASGNIGCGAVGLLDESNCTREIGPAVADYIKSAGEESVLLRIDKSNSYNYEDCYVRASQANEIGADTFTEIHINAGGAGASGVEVLLNSMDSRMKPYAEKVCENISLALNIPNRGVKVQSLIVLKRTSMPAMLVECCFVDSPDAEKYNPYVIAKAIAGALVNKDLSDDDPIKLGWNESNDNRWWYCTDVSNKSYYKSEWKLINNKWYLFDSYGWCITGWVYYQTYKDKKDVWYYLDPANCDMAIGWHKIDGDWFYFDNNGEMATGWIVDNGKDYYLYSTGQMAHDCEMYGYKFDSDGVATKI
- a CDS encoding helix-turn-helix transcriptional regulator; translation: MPVKNKLREIRMREYMLNQKEFCKILKISQSTYSAIESNKIQGNIENILTIAKALNRKVEDIWYLED
- the ybaK gene encoding Cys-tRNA(Pro) deacylase, with amino-acid sequence MAKAKENKTNAMRLLDRNKVEYTTHSYENEDGKIDGIAVAHKIGKDEDCVFKTLVTVGHSKDNFVFVIPVAQELDMKKAAKAAGEKNIEMIHVKDINKITGYIRGGCSPLGMKKVFKTFIHNTALDCETIVFSGGKIGSQIEMNPNDVPLVIECEFADLIKNNDIV
- a CDS encoding tyrosine recombinase XerC, producing the protein MKYDIQVLKNDDLPESVSDFLNYLETIRSKSPNTIDAYKIDLTLFFRFLCVYRGLVKNDIEFEDINISNIDNEFLKSIKLRELYAFLSFVEKYRNNSSYARARKVATLKSFFKYLFGKAKIISDNPAMELESPKINKRHPVYLTLNQSIALLESLDKDDKNYARDYCILTFFLNCGMRLSELCGIQIEKIRGDILSIVGKGDKERTVYLNEACLRALNNYLSVRDDSKASYESKKYLFLSARNAPINKRTVEIMIKKHITNAGFTGEKYTPHKLRHTAATLMYKYGNVDIRSLQSILGHENISTTQIYTHVDDDDLRDAVKSNPLSKL